A section of the Citrus sinensis cultivar Valencia sweet orange chromosome 8, DVS_A1.0, whole genome shotgun sequence genome encodes:
- the LOC102625382 gene encoding serine carboxypeptidase-like 2 isoform X1, whose protein sequence is MAAPYLLLSSAFLLLLLSSNFSALRSHQTVATLPGFDGHLPFKLETGYIGVGDDDDVQLFYYFIESERSPEDDPLVLWLTGGPGCSGFSGLVFEIGPLVFDYESSRPSLPRFSLNQYSWTKVPCMSILPLLWFYVANVIFLDAPVGTGFSYANSWQGYIMNDTLSATQIYHFLRKWLVVHSDFLANPLYIAGDSYSGKIVPIVVQEISDGIDAGHKPRMNLKGYMLGNPVTDDKIDQNSKIQFAYLKALITYEIYESAKKNCKGDYVNVDPGNYLCKADLQNISVCTGNVNGVNIYEPRCSFVSPKSTRLSPGDASVMEDEEDSLDLLFLPAQPAPKLWCRNQNYFYAPTWANDKTVQRALGIQEGMVKEWRRCNKSLSYTTNVLSSVDYHRNFIKKGYQVLIYSGDVDMGTSYVGTETWIKSLNLTIDSGWQPWLVDGQVAGFWMRYAEKNLYRLTFATVKGAGHTAPEYKPKECLEMINRWFAMYPL, encoded by the exons GTATATTGGGGtaggagatgatgatgatgtgcAGCTGTTTTACTACTTTATTGAATCCGAGCGGAGTCCTGAAGATGACCCACTTGTGCTCTGGCTCACCGGAGGCCCTGGCTGTTCTGGATTTTCTGGCCTTGTCTTTGAAATTg GTCCATTGGTGTTTGACTACGAGAGTTCCAGGCCAAGTTTACCAAGGTTTTCCTTGAACCAGTACTCGTGGACAAAGGTGCCTTGCATGTCCATTCTCCCACTGCTCTGGTTTTAT GTTGCCAacgttatttttttagatgcTCCTGTAGGCACCGGATTCTCATACGCCAATAGTTGGCAAGGATACATCATGAATGATACTCTTTCAGCAACACAAATTTATCACTTTTTAAGAAAG TGGCTTGTAGTTCATTCTGACTTCCTCGCAAATCCTCTCTATATTGCTGGTGATTCTTATTCAGGCAAAATTGTTCCAATTGTTGTTCAGGAAATATCTGACG GTATTGATGCTGGACACAAGCCAAGAATGAATCTGAAA GGATATATGCTTGGCAACCCAGTTACGGATGACAAAATAgaccaaaattcaaaaatacaGTTTGCTTACCTGAAGGCACTTATCACCTATGAAATCTATGAG TCAGCCAAGAAGAATTGCAAGGGTGATTACGTAAATGTAGACCCAGGAAATTATTTATGCAAAGCCGATCTTCAAAATATCTCAGTG TGCACTGGAAATGTAAATGGAGTGAACATATATGAGCCTAGATGTAGTTTTGTATCCCCAAAATCAACACGATTGAGCCCCGGAGATGCTAGCGTCatggaagatgaagaagattcTTTAGATTTGCTCTTTTTGCCAGCTCAGCCAGCTCCAAAACTTTGGTGTCGG AATCAAAACTATTTCTACGCTCCAACATGGGCAAATGACAAAACTGTTCAAAGGGCTCTTGGAATTCAGGAG GGGATGGTAAAAGAATGGAGGAGATGCAATAAAAGTTTATCTTACACAACAAATGTCCTGAGTAGTGTTGATTATCATCGCAACTTCATCAAGAAGGGCTACCAAGTTTTGATTTACAG TGGCGATGTGGACATGGGAACTTCATATGTAGGCACAGAAACATGGattaagtcattaaatttGACGATTGATAGTGGCTGGCAGCCGTGGCTTGTGGACGGCCAAGTTGCAGg ATTTTGGATGCGGTATGCTGAAAAGAACCTTTACCGTTTGACATTTGCCACAGTAAAG GGAGCAGGTCATACGGCTCCAGAGTACAAGCCTAAGGAATGCCTCGAAATGATTAACAGGTGGTTTGCCATGTATCCTCTTTGA
- the LOC102625382 gene encoding serine carboxypeptidase-like 2 isoform X2, translated as MAAPYLLLSSAFLLLLLSSNFSALRSHQTVATLPGFDGHLPFKLETGYIGVGDDDDVQLFYYFIESERSPEDDPLVLWLTGGPGCSGFSGLVFEIGPLVFDYESSRPSLPRFSLNQYSWTKVANVIFLDAPVGTGFSYANSWQGYIMNDTLSATQIYHFLRKWLVVHSDFLANPLYIAGDSYSGKIVPIVVQEISDGIDAGHKPRMNLKGYMLGNPVTDDKIDQNSKIQFAYLKALITYEIYESAKKNCKGDYVNVDPGNYLCKADLQNISVCTGNVNGVNIYEPRCSFVSPKSTRLSPGDASVMEDEEDSLDLLFLPAQPAPKLWCRNQNYFYAPTWANDKTVQRALGIQEGMVKEWRRCNKSLSYTTNVLSSVDYHRNFIKKGYQVLIYSGDVDMGTSYVGTETWIKSLNLTIDSGWQPWLVDGQVAGFWMRYAEKNLYRLTFATVKGAGHTAPEYKPKECLEMINRWFAMYPL; from the exons GTATATTGGGGtaggagatgatgatgatgtgcAGCTGTTTTACTACTTTATTGAATCCGAGCGGAGTCCTGAAGATGACCCACTTGTGCTCTGGCTCACCGGAGGCCCTGGCTGTTCTGGATTTTCTGGCCTTGTCTTTGAAATTg GTCCATTGGTGTTTGACTACGAGAGTTCCAGGCCAAGTTTACCAAGGTTTTCCTTGAACCAGTACTCGTGGACAAAG GTTGCCAacgttatttttttagatgcTCCTGTAGGCACCGGATTCTCATACGCCAATAGTTGGCAAGGATACATCATGAATGATACTCTTTCAGCAACACAAATTTATCACTTTTTAAGAAAG TGGCTTGTAGTTCATTCTGACTTCCTCGCAAATCCTCTCTATATTGCTGGTGATTCTTATTCAGGCAAAATTGTTCCAATTGTTGTTCAGGAAATATCTGACG GTATTGATGCTGGACACAAGCCAAGAATGAATCTGAAA GGATATATGCTTGGCAACCCAGTTACGGATGACAAAATAgaccaaaattcaaaaatacaGTTTGCTTACCTGAAGGCACTTATCACCTATGAAATCTATGAG TCAGCCAAGAAGAATTGCAAGGGTGATTACGTAAATGTAGACCCAGGAAATTATTTATGCAAAGCCGATCTTCAAAATATCTCAGTG TGCACTGGAAATGTAAATGGAGTGAACATATATGAGCCTAGATGTAGTTTTGTATCCCCAAAATCAACACGATTGAGCCCCGGAGATGCTAGCGTCatggaagatgaagaagattcTTTAGATTTGCTCTTTTTGCCAGCTCAGCCAGCTCCAAAACTTTGGTGTCGG AATCAAAACTATTTCTACGCTCCAACATGGGCAAATGACAAAACTGTTCAAAGGGCTCTTGGAATTCAGGAG GGGATGGTAAAAGAATGGAGGAGATGCAATAAAAGTTTATCTTACACAACAAATGTCCTGAGTAGTGTTGATTATCATCGCAACTTCATCAAGAAGGGCTACCAAGTTTTGATTTACAG TGGCGATGTGGACATGGGAACTTCATATGTAGGCACAGAAACATGGattaagtcattaaatttGACGATTGATAGTGGCTGGCAGCCGTGGCTTGTGGACGGCCAAGTTGCAGg ATTTTGGATGCGGTATGCTGAAAAGAACCTTTACCGTTTGACATTTGCCACAGTAAAG GGAGCAGGTCATACGGCTCCAGAGTACAAGCCTAAGGAATGCCTCGAAATGATTAACAGGTGGTTTGCCATGTATCCTCTTTGA